Proteins from a single region of Apium graveolens cultivar Ventura chromosome 7, ASM990537v1, whole genome shotgun sequence:
- the LOC141674696 gene encoding protein RGF1 INDUCIBLE TRANSCRIPTION FACTOR 1-like, giving the protein MSAWLQTFLEKEFFKSCSTHNLSNNETTMYCIDCDLPICKHCFSPSGSCGGHKTIRIYRHVYQDAVVGKDLKKLIDCSKIQLYKCNKKRVATLHPLDNKIKVQEVTETSSNCDICKRSLHNPAAYRYCSLECKVKAISRKEKITDHPFLNLGTAAAADRDSAEAAGTRDTVAADSMLTTVERKKKRKGVPHRAI; this is encoded by the exons ATGTCAGCGTGGCTGCAAACATTTCTTGAGAAAGAATTCTTCAAGAGTTGTTCAACTCATAATCTGAGCAACAATGAGACTACCATGTACTGCATAGATTGTGATTTGCCGATTTGCAAACACTGCTTCTCGCCATCAGGTTCATGTGGTGGACATAAAACGATAAGGATATATAGACATGTCTACCAGGATGCTGTTGTTGGGAAAGACTTGAAAAAATTGATTGATTGTTCTAAGATTCAG CTGTACAAGTGCAACAAGAAGCGGGTTGCAACTCTGCATCCCTTGGACAACAAGATCAAGGTTCAAGAGGTAACTGAGACAAGCTCTAACTGTGACATATGCAAAAGGAGTCTTCATAACCCTGCAGCGTACCGCTACTGCAGCCTGGAGTGTAAG GTGAAGGCTATCTCAAGGAAGGAAAAAATCACAGATCATCCATTCCTTAACCTCGGAACTGCTGCTGCTGCAGATAGGGACTCAGCCGAAGCAGCAGGAACTAGGGACACAGTTGCAGCAGATAGTATGTTGACAACTGTTGAAAGGAAAAAAAAGCGGAAAGGAGTCCCTCACCGGGCTATTTAA